From the Hordeum vulgare subsp. vulgare chromosome 1H, MorexV3_pseudomolecules_assembly, whole genome shotgun sequence genome, the window ATAAAATGGGTTATAAGATTGCTTATAGCCAGTAGTCGGCTATACCATAAACAATGCTCTCATACTTAgagggtgtttggttgggcttccaGCCAGCTTCCGTCTACCGGCTTCTAAGCCAAAAGCTCCTATTTAGGGGCTTCCGGCTGCAGCTGTGGCTTTCGGCCTTGTCACAACCGCAGTCGAAAGCCACAGCTGCAGCTGGAAGCCCCTAAATAGAAGTTTTTGGTTTCGAAGCCGAAAGCTGGCtggaagcccaaccaaacacccgTAGATTACCgcgcgcacgcacgcacgcaaaaCTCACCACGCATCTACTACCAGCGCTCCCGCCCACGCGCGCGCGCATGGCCCTGCCCGGTCGCCCGCGCGGCGCCGCGCGCTGTCGTGGTAGCACTGGCGCTAGCATAGCAATCCCAGCTGGGTTCGTGGGATCGGATCGGAGGAGCGGCGTCCGGTTCCCCTGCCGGGTCGCCACGCGCCGCCCGTCCCGTCGCTGCCGGCACACGCCCCCACGCCGCatgcgccccgccccgccccacgATACCCTGTCCGCCGATCCGCCCGCATCGATCAAACCCGTAGCCCTCGCTCGACCGGAGCCGGAGCCGGACGAACCGCACCCGTGACGGACGGATGCACACCCCAACCCGACCCgacccggcccggcccggccctcCATTTCCCCCGGGCCATCGCGATCCGCCCCCTGCGCTGCACCACGCGTCCCTTCTCGTCACCATCCAACCCGGCACGACGTGTTCCGCTCGCTGCTAAGCAATTCCGATTAATAAACCTCTCCAgctcttttatttacttttttcggatagaaaagaaaaagacaGTACCGGCGTGCAACCTGGGACACGCAAACGCTATCCTTGGAGCCATCCGGCGGGCGGGCGACACGTGGCGCGCGTCCGTGCACGTCCAGTTCAGGCAGTTTCTCCTGCCCACCCGCGCCGCGTCCGGGCGTCAAGTGGCGCCACCCCATTGGCCCAGCTGGGGCGCGCGCGCGGGCCCCGCTTGCCTAGAAAGGCACGAGCCCCGGCTGGGATGGCAACGTGTCCTGACGGATGGGTGGGGCCGCCGGAAAGGTAGGAAACTGCGAGGGGAAAGAAAATAAATGGCGACGGACGGACACGTGGTGCTCTGCTCCACAGGCTTTGATTAGGCGTGGGGCCCTGCTGGGTAGTAGCAGTACTGTTCTTTAATTCGTTCCATTTATTTTGTCTGCTCGTGTCGCCCATCCCGAAATGGCCGCCGTGTCATCAACATCGGAGGATACGCTCGGATTTTGAGTATCCGCGGCTTTTTCATTTAAAATCCATGCTTCAAATAATTTATTTCCTCCACGTCCTCCTGAAACTTGTAAGTGTTTTTTTTTTCAATGATGCCAAGCATAGGACAGTTTTAATCCCGTGTGATTTGGAATAGCATATGCTAATTGTAATGTAACTATCTCAGTGTTGTTTTTTCAATGATGCCAAGCATAGGATAATTTTAATCCCGTGTGACTTGGAATAGCATATGCTAATTGTAATTGTAATTGTAATTCAAAAGGGTTTGTTGTTTTCCATGttaagaaaagagagagagaaagggttTGTTGGGTTGGAGGgccaaaaaaaaacacaaaaacaatACACAACAAGATAGCCGTCATCAATAATTTGAGTTTTTCGAAACAGACAACTGATGCGGGAGAGAATAAATGTCGTTCCTCGCACACCGCACCGGTCGCCTGTGTCGTAAGGCTACGGGTTCCTCGCCCCTTCCCCCTTAACTGAAGGAGCCCACGTGTGTGGTTTTCGCACGATGCGCCTGCATGGCCCATGCATTGCTGACGATAAGCCGAGACCTCGAGCTACACTATGGCTCCGACtgatcggccagcacaacacgatgcAAATTGAACGGAGGCCATTTTGCTCCGCCGTCTTAGGAACCCGACCGGGTGGAGCATCGACAAGGGCTGCAATTTTCACGAGCAGAGCATATGCTTGTATCAAGCCATTTCCAAAACCCAGTCCATGTGTTAGGCCTGCCACATTTCTTTTCACTATAAAACCATCCATTTCCCCTAGAGCACAAGAAAAAAAGCAAGTGACAAATGTTTGTTGTTTAAATGAAATAAAAAAAGCAAGTGACAAATCAGCACGGATTCTGAACAAGTGTACgtgaggtggggtggggtggcgtgGGCCGGGCCCGGGCGACAGGAAAATAATATCGGGAGCGGCCATGGCCACGCGGACCCCTCTGGCAGCAGACACACCGGACGGGAGGGACCGGTGAAGAAGACCTGCCCGGTACGGCGCGCCCGCTCCAATCCCCTCCCCCTTTCCCCTCCCCGGACACGCGCGCGCGCTCCACACCATCATCcatcctcctcgtcctccccCCACCCTCCTCCCTCAGCTCCACCCACCATTCTACCCGCGCCTAGCAGCAGCCCAGCCCCTATAGCTGCCTCCCTCCCGGACCCCTCCGGCGCGGGTCTGTCTCTGGccgctttctttctttctttctcggGCGAGTCGGCGGCCGCTGTCTTTCCTTTTTCGGTTCACGGGGCCGGCGGGCGGAGGTTCTGTAGCGTCCGGGATGGCGGCTGCTGCGGCGATCTGCGGGGAGGACGAGCCGGCGCCGCGCGATCCGGCCGCGGCGGCCGAGTgcgcggcggcgggcggcggggtCGAGCGGCTGGATCTCGGGGACGGGCGGGCGGCGCTCGTGGCGGGGGGCAAGAGGAGCGTCTACCTCATGGAGTGCGAGCCGGTGTGGGGCTGCGTCGCCACGCCGGGACGCGGCGGGGAGATGGAGGACGCCTGCGCCGCCGTGCCCCGCTTCGCCGACGTGCCCGTGCGCCTGCTCGCCCGGCGCCAAGACCTCGACGGGCTCGGGCTCGACGCCGACGCGCTCCGCCTCCCCTCCCACCTCTTCGCCGTCTTCGACGGCCACGGCGGCTCCGAGGTATGCATATGCCGGGGCTGGaagcccccctcccctcccatcgGATTCGTCGCCGCGAGCCCCGTGATCTGACGATCTGTCGTCGAGCAGGTGTCCAACTACTGCCGGGAGAGGCTCCACGTCGTGCTGAGCAAGGAGCTGAGGAGGCCCCCCAAGGATCTGGGGGAGATGAGCGATGTGGACATGAAGGAGCACTGGGACGACCTCTTCACCAAGTGTTTCCAGACAGTGGATGACGAGGTGTCGGGGCTTGCAAGCAGGCTTGTCGACGGTGAGCCCCGGTTAGAGCCGATCGCCGCGGAGAACGTGGGGTCGACGGCGGTTGCAGTGGTGGTCTGCTCCTCTCATGTAGTGGTGGCCAATTGTGGCGATTCACGCATCGTGCTCTCGCGCGGGAAGGAGCCTGTTGCTCTCTCAATTGATCAGAAGGTATACAAAGGTTTTGTGAGCATCATAGTATAGGTACAGCATCCACTTTTTTGGGTTAAATTCTGACTATGTTATGCCTTGTTGTTTCAGCCTGACAGGAAGGATGAGCGCGCGAGGATTGAGGCTGCGGGAGGCAAGGTCATCCAATGGAATGGACACCGAGTGTCCGGGATACTTGCTATGTCACGATCCATTGGTATGCAGCTATATTTATCTTGCACCATGTGTTGCTATTTTTCATACGACACGCATCATAGTATGGACCATGTGGTTGAGTTTGAAATtgtagtcatagcaacatcaaagcATGGCGCAAAATTACTTGGTCCGGTGCGATAGGGGTAAATGTTTTGGCGCGCTGCTGCTTTGTTTGAAATCCAGGAAAGTAGCTGTGCTTGAGGCGTTATTTCTCGTTAGTCGTTACTTGATACCATTTTAAGGAGTGAAAAAGCATGCATAGGTGTGCCCTCCGTGACAACAGAACGGCTAGCCTTTAAGCATGCCTAGATGCTAGGCGACAACAGAACGCCTAACACGTCATCATGCTAATTTGTGCTTAGGGGAGATACACACTAGGCAGTGGCAAAATGCACACTTGACGCGTAGCACTTTTCCCCCTTGATTTCAAGATTCCTCATTTATGGAAACCTGAAGTCCCTATTATTTTGGCCGCTATCATGTAAAGTGTTGACTGCGTTGGTTTTGCTACTAACCGTGCTGTTGAACTTGCAAAATGATGTTAAATGTAGCTTTGTGATAGAATCAAGTATGAAGATGTGATTAAGAAAAGAAGATACCTAGTATGCAGGTGTGATTTAAGGAAAGAAGTCACCTACCAAAGTAGAAAAGCCATCTTTTATGGAAGCAAGAAAGGTACCTTATGTCATGCAAGTGGCACTTGCAGCTTGGACCATGGCTAATACCGGGTCTTAGTTGTATCTGTTCTCATCACATCTCTTTTGTCATTCAAGTTGATGCATAATAAACACCTGGACAAAATTGTTCCTCCATTTTCAACTGAAATTTTTTTGTTGGAACCTATGATAGCTCAGCTGATTTATCTGTGCATTGGATGACATTTTTCCGAACCCAGTACAATCTCTACTAAACTGAAAATTGATCATGTTACAGGTGACCGATACTTGAAGCCATACATCATTCCAAAACCAGAAGTTACAGTTGTTCCTCGGGCAAAAGATGATGATTGTCTCATTCTGGCAAGCGACGGGCTTTGGGACGTCGTGTCGAATGAAGAGGCGTGTAAGGTTGCACGTCGGCAAATCCAGCAGTGGCACAAGAACAACAGCGTTACAACATCATCGTCAGATGGAGGCGATGGATCCACCGATCCTGCCGCGCAGGCAGCTGCTGACTATCTCGTGAGGCTGGCGCTGAAGAAAGGAAGCCAGGATAACATCACTGTAATTGTGGTCGACTTGAAACCCCGGAGGAAATCCAAGAATAATTCCTAACATGACTTGAATTCATCATACTAGTAGTCGGTCTTCTAATGAGACTTGACCCACCTTTTTCGTTGGGTTTCAAGAATTGTACATGTATATGCTAGATGGATTTTCAACCTAGTGGGTTATAATGATTAATTAATCATATCCTCGTTTTGGTTCGTTCATGTGGTCGAAATATTCTCCAGTCGGTCAGTTTCAGTCTTCTGGCCTGCCATGTTGTGTACATCAAGTGAACTTGTATATAGCCATTTTCCAGTCAGTCAGTTTCAGTATTCTGCCCTGCCATGTTGTGTACAGCAAAATGAACTTGTATATAGCCAAGCTGCTGAGACGACACTATGATTTAACATGTTTCTATCACCTTTGATGAATTGCAGCTTCTACTCAAACCCAAGGAATGGAGAAGAGGGTGATGGAGGCAAGATGCCCTGAGAAGAAACGCACCACTGCTTAACCAAACTATCAACAGCTTTAGAAGCCTATGAATTTCTTGGTGGAAACACTCTTGAAATGTCATCCTATCTACTACTGTGCTACAAGAATATATACACCCTAGAGCAAGGCACTCCTCGTTCACCCAAGGAAGGTGAACTACTCAGTCCCTCCTTTGCAATATAAGCGCAAGGCTTTGGTTTTCACGAATAAAGGGCATCAGGTCGCtctccaccgtgtcctcgatgttCGGCATCGACTTTGCGATGTCGTCGAGCGAAAAGGGTATGCtgcgaagagagagagagagagagagatgaaacagaCGGAGGTGAAAAAGGAGCAACGGTTGTCGTTCCAAAGGGGCGCAAACAATGGAATCCTTGGGGGCATGATACATACCTGGAATCATCATCCAGCAAGACTGAAAAGCTGGAGAGGCTATTTGATTCTTCATGCATGGTTGCTCTCATGCTTGATGCGAACTGCACACATCAAGGAAACCGCGCTGAAATTAACACCTCAACTAGCGAAGAACCGCGAACAGTTTTGATTAGCCTATCAACATACCTCTGCTGAAAGTACGTTTGTGCCGTTCATGTCGTCCCAGTACATACCAACTATTCTCTCTAGCTGCTGTAAGCTCAGAGCCTGGCGGGAGAGAGGGAAACGATCAAGGATACAAAGCTGAGGATTAACAAAACAAGATCCTTGCTCATAGCAAAAGGCACTTACCGGACATATATCATTGCGTATTTCTCTCCATGTCCTCATTTGCTTTCGGGAAATGACCTGATGAATAGGAAGAGCAGGAAAATAAGTCAGAGATTCAAGTTACCGGCACTTCAGTTTGTATAAGAGCCACCAAGGTTTTCTTATGATTTAAACAAGGAACACAGACCAGGAAATCGGCCGCCTGTCTTATATGCCTCAGTGCTTCCCAGGCTGAATCTGCAAGCTGTACTAAAACATTAGCTAACACCATCTGAGAATAGCCTCCATAACAATAAATAAAAGATGGTTAGCAACCTCTTGAGCAAAATCATTGCACCAATGTTTTAGTTGGGCTAATCCGGCTCTAATATGTTCCCCGTTGCTAAATGAACAGCACTCACGGCGCAGAAGGAGTCTGTTTTTTGAAAGGGAAGGAAAGTAAGCTAGAATAGCTTATACTTTGAAGTTTGAAAAAAATGTTAATGGAGGGCAAATGTATGCTTACCTGTTAAATAATTGGACGTTCACCATAGAAAACATTTGGGTTAGTAACTTGTGGACCAAAATTGTTGGAACCTGCAAAGTTTAGTGGAATTGAACACATAATTCCATAACATTGCAAACTGATATCTGGTAGAAAAAAGAATAGTGCACAGATTTTTGTATTCATTTAGGACTTACATAGTTTGCTATTAGCAGATACAAGTAGTTGCTGAGGATTTTCACAATGCCCAGCCAATGCGTGAGTTGGTTGTGTTGGCCCAAGCCACCAGCAGATGCCACTGAGGCCTTTGCTTGAGAAGTTCTTGGATCCTAAATATTTACAATGTTGACAGGTTCTCAATATGCAAAGTTTCACAGTTCATGATTGGTTTTCCGAGAGAGTGGTGGTACCTGAATGCACAGCTCAAGTAATGGATTTAGTTCCTTCTTCAATTTGTCACTTATCAACCCATACACCTTTTCAATCAGATCCACAAGCTGCTGCTTGAAGAGCAAAGCTGGATATTTTGGATCAACTTGGTGCGCTGCACCAGGTTCATCCAATAATTGACCACTGAAATAAGCAAGCCCACTATTTGATGCTTGACTAGCTTGATAAATCCTCTCGTACGACATTTTTCGTCTAGATGGAATCGAGGTTGCTGTCCTAGTGGTTCTAAAAGAGCGTTGCAGGAGAACTGATAATGTCGATAAGTTGGATAACCAATAGGCCAAGCTTCTCGTGTCATGTTGAGCCTTGAAGTAAGAGAATGTCAGTTAATATAAGAGCAATGTAGTGATTCTGGATTTCAGGTACTGGCAAATTGGCTGCATAAAGCTGTCTCATATCATGGTACAAGGCACAGGATAGATGCACTCAAGTACCATTATAGTGTAACTAAAAATAATTAACAGTGCGCTACGAACCTCTGTTGCTGAGTTTATAGCCTGTAGGATACTGTCAAAGACACCTGTCTTTGCAACTTCAAACGATCTCGATTGAAGAAGATATTGGTATATAAGAAGAGCAGCAACAGGTTTGTTCCCAGAGAAGCCAAGATGTTGGGTAATGTACTTGAGTAATAACTTCTGATCATCCTGGGGCTGCTGATGCTTAGAAGGGCAAATAAACATTTTAGCATTTtcgcaaaaataataataattagcAAATGAGAGGGGTGGGTAGGTAAGTAAGTATCGACCAGCCTACCTGATATGCTTCACTAAGTAGTACCCTTTGCATTTTCTCCCCAGTATCATAGTCCCTGTGGATAGTCAAATCAGGGGCACTACCCTgccatattattttgaccaaagtcATGACAGCTCAAtcaaacaataataataatactaAAAACTGGCATGCAGCCATATGCTTGGTTAAACTACCATATAGTGTCTTGTTTCTGCTGGACCAAACGAGGGCCTAATTTCAGCATATGGTACGTTGCCATTTAAAATAAGACCATTTTCTGGATTTCTCTGTTGAAATGCATCTAATAAATCAGATGAGAACATTCAACAGTCATGCGAATGTAAGCTCTATTGAAGGCACATTACATGGATCATACTGATTTTAGAGTATGAAGCTTGAGATTTAGCGGTAGATGGAGTCGACACAATCGATTGCTGACGAAGAGTTTGGTTTTCTGCCTCTAAGTTAGATGATTTTCCTTCTAGCCTGTGTTGTGGATACAGTTGTTCCATCAAAAGTAATCACAAAGAAGAGCATGATTTGGACATATGAATTACCAAAGTTGAGAAAGTTATTGTTAAGGAATACCTTTGTACGGTCTCCTGAAGCTCTTCGATTTTCTTGATAAGGTCATCATTTCTATCGAGGAGGTCTTCATTTCTCCTTATTAGATCTTCATTTCTTCCACGAGCCTCAGTAAGTGCTTTCTTCACAGCATCACTTTCTTGTTTCTCCAGTACAAAGGAAGACAGTCTTGATATGGCATCTACTTGAAGCCTAATTCGTGAAGACATTAATCTCCAAAAGGGCAACATGATAACTGATAATGATGGAATTGTACTTAGAGCAATAAAACTGTAGAAAGCCAGATAGGAAGTTAAAATACTAACTTCTGCACAGTATCTTGGAGCTGGTGGGCCTTGTATTCACTGTCTCTAACTTTCTTAAATAGCTCATCATTGCTCTCCTGAGCTTCAACAAGAGACTTCCTAATTGCGtcattttcttgtttttcagCTCCCAAAGAAGCAACTTTCGCCGCTATGTCTTGTTCTAGCCTGTTTTTAAAGCAGGGGCAACTGTTTAATTTCATGGGTTTGACAACCAATGGAGTTAATTTTGCAAAATCCACATATGTTATATAAACTGTCACAAAATACACATTTAGGAAACAATTTCGCAGAACTCCTCATTTAAAGTCACAATGTATTGCAAAACTCCACGTTTTAGGTTTCCTGTTAGTTTGAGTGATAGAACCCAATGTTAGTTTGAGTGATATAGCCCACATGTCAGTGCCTTATTGCTCTCATCTAGGTGTAACAAAGTGACACGGTTGCTGCCACGTCAGCATCTGACATGGCTTGGGGCATGCAGTACACAAGCTAGCAGAAAAATAAGGTGTCAACTAAGGGCACCTGTACTTACTGCCCAGGTGGAGAGCACATGTTGGGTGGGGAGGTGTGTCACTCTGTTACACCTAGATGAGAACAATgagacactgacaggtgggtcccaaTAATGAAAGACTAAGATAGTGCCTTGTACCAGATAAATTTAATCGAAGGTACATACATATGTATAGTGTTCTGCAGATGTTCAATTTTTTTGTTGGTTTCACCAATTTTTATCATTAAGTCTTCATTTTTGTATTCAGTCTCAGTGAGTGCTTTCTTCAGTTCATCCTTCTCTTGTCTCTCAGATAGCAGCAAAGTGTCTTTCTCTGTATGGTCGCCAAGCCTGAATTGAACCAACAAAGAAATGGCATCACAAATATCAGCATCACATATATGAAGATGTAGTATGCATCGATATACCGAAACACAGCTTAAAGAACATAGGTGCATAAAGTACCTCTGTATGGTGCCTTGTAGAAGGTCAATTTTCTTGTCAACATCCTCAAATTTCTTTAGTAATTGCAAGTTTTTTTCTTGACTTTCTTCTTGCACCTTCATGGTTGCATTGTTTTGCTCTCGTTCTCTCAACAGTAAAGCCTCCTTTGCAGATGCATTTTCTTGAAGCCTGTGATCATGAAAGAGCTATGTAGTTAATTAGAGGGATAGAGCATAAGATGAACGATTTACTTGATAGGATCTAAGAAAGTTTCTTAAATAAGAACATACTGCCAAGAATGATTATCAACCTCTCAACAGTTAGCTGAAGCTGAAGACTATGTTTATCAGAATCCTGAATTTTCTTGATTAACTCTTCATTTCTCCCCAGAGTTTCAGTCAGAGTTTTCTTGGTCGCCTCATGTGTTTGTTTTTCTGATATCAATAAAGCATCTTTGGCAGTAGCATCTTGTTCAAGCCTGAGAACATCAAAATGAGAACTTACTATCACATTGAATAAAAAAAATTGAGAAAATATGGGACATGTATCCACCGAAGAGACCTCTTGCTGATTTCTTGGCAATGTTGTAACTCATTTACTAAttcctttgttttcttctgggcaCTGGCTAGTTCATCCTTGGTAGCATTGTTTTCTTGCCTTTCTGTTGCCAATAGAGAGTCTTTCTCTGCAATACATTCTTCTAGTCTATgcggaaaaaaagaaaaatactgTTGGGGTCACTTAATATGGTCATATGCAATAAGGATGTACTGTGATGAGAGGTAATCGGAGAAACTGGCAAAAGACTTGAAAGGCTGTTTAAAGgttataaatatttgtaaagcaaTGAAATCAAACCTGTTCACTGAATCTTCAAGCAGACTGATTTTGTTTTCTGAATCCTCGCAGCTTTTTGTTAACTCTCGGCTTCTCTTTTCAGCTTCAGCTAGTGCTTTTGTTGTGCAATCCTGATTTTGCTTTGTCTTTAACAGCAATGACTCCCTTGATGTTGCATGTTTCTCAAGTCTAATTCATTGTAAGATATGAAATGCGTGTTAGCTCATAAAGTTCAGGAAACGATCTTATAGTTTTTAGAAAGCTAAGGTCAGCTGCTAATAATTCTAAGCTAACAATAATGGGAGTGAGGCGAGAACCTCTTGACATTCTCCATCAGCTTATTTATATTTTTCTCAGACTCATCAACTTTCTTAAGCAATTCCGAATTACTCTCCTGAGATTTAGAAAGCGCTTCTTTGGTTTGACCATGCTCTTGCTTTTCTGCTACGTACAAGGCATCCCTTGTGGCTGCAGTTTCTTCAAGCCTATATCCAGTGAAGAAAAATATTGACAGTGGTTAGCTCGTACCACTGAGGGCAGGAGTAAAGTTAAAAATAATGGGTGATGCCATATTGCTATAGATCTTACGACCGAAAGTTACATAGACATATATATCACCCCTTCCAAGCAATGACCAATCCTCTAGGATTTCCTGAACAAACAGGTTCACTGCCCTCTATTATACAAACCAAGGATTCAGGGTCATGACTGTTCTTTTCCATCTTTAATACCATGTCTTAATTTTAAGCCTTTATTTTCCAAGAATATATATAAGTAGGAGTAAACTAGAAGCATCATAATGTTAAGAATGTATGATATTATGATATAATAGTCAGGTTGTTAACTGGAACTCATAATGAGATGCTGGCTACCTTGCCCGTAAATGTTCATTGTTTTCCAtgttgtgtcattttattgctattttttccACCAAAAAGATTATACATTTGCAAAAACAAATATGAATATTAGAGCTTGGATGAATGTGAGTGGTAACAGTATATTGTTAACTGAAACATCAACTGATGCCTGCATAACAGTAGAAGTATGATTACATTGAGTAATTAATGCGACGTGAGAGCTAAACCTCTTCAAAGAATCTTGAAGCATATCGTTTGTCCTATTGGCATCTGTAAACTTCTTTTGCAGTTCTTCAATTTCCTCCTTTGTTTCAGCTAACTGTGACATGATTGCAGCACCGTGTTGTTTCTCAGCCAGCAATGAAGTCTCAAATGTTCTTGCAGCTTCTTCAAGTCTGTCAAATTGTCGTTTGCCAACAAAAAAAGTCTGTTAAATTGTCAGTTGACAAGAATAATCAGCATTCACATTACTAGGATTATGATAGTCTAAAGTAGTGAGTTAAGACTTAAAGCCAGCTATTGAGTGTAATCAAGCATAGGAAACAGATCTCCAAGGAATTAGGCGATAGACCTTTCGATGTTGCTTTGAAACCTAGCACTGTCCTTTTCAGCAACTTCAGTTTTATGGGCCAATTCCTCATTTTCTTCACGAGCTTCGGCGAGTGATTTCTTGATTGCCTCACTTTCTTGCCTTTCT encodes:
- the LOC123448322 gene encoding myosin-9-like isoform X3 codes for the protein MYLQSLMFLTGNRQMMNEGKSNSILVSGESGAGKTETTKLLMRYLAFLGGRSKTGGRTVEQQVLESNPVLEAFGNAKTVRNNNSSRFGKFVEIQFDQSGKISGAAIRTYLLERSRVCQINSPERNYHCFYFLCSAPSEDIKRYKLDDPSSFHYLNQSSCIKVDGISDAEEYVATRSAMNTVGITEQEQEATFRVVAAVLHLGNINFVKGRDVDSSVVKDEKARFHLNAAAELLMCDREKLENALIKRKINTPEGVITTTVDHNSATVSRDGLAKQIYCRLFDWLVNRLNASIGQDAHSARLIGVLDIYGFESFKTNSFEQLCINFTNEKLQQHFNQNVFKMEQEEYNRENIDWSYIEFVDNQDVLDLIERKPGGIIALLDEACMFPKCTHESFSQKLYEKFKNNKRFSKPKLSRTAFTIQHYAGEVIYQSDHFLDKNRDYVVLEHEELLNASKCSFVSGLFPPVPEENTKSSKSSIANRFKGQLHELMETLSSTEPHYIRCVKPNNLLKPATFENINVLQQLRCSGVLEAIRISCAGYPTRKLFRDFLQRFRILAPEILKERNDEKVICQKILDKTGLQGYQIGRTKVFLRAGQMAELDARRTEVRSKAASVIQSRYHTHVARQRFLAIRNTSVSFQSIVRVILACKRRVFLRKQDAALRIQKTVRCYLALKSYCKLRCSAITLQAGLRAFGAYNEYVLRKQKKASIHIQARWRCHRDNSNYLKLKRSVLIYQCAWRRRVARRELRKLKMAARDTEALKVEKEKLEEHVEELTSRLGLEMKLRADLENNKAGEISKLQAALHEMEHRVEEATAMQESESAKRAVEEALAQEREKIAILTNEVEGMKVLLSREQEENTATKNDLAIAQERCEDLNGKIEVADENIKQLRDTVKRFEENVTELESSLMTEKQQNETTRREIGEAHQRIEELLIQVADANGRSDILQSTVQRLEESLTEREGTLLLERQESEAIKKSLAEAREENEELAHKTEVAEKDSARFQSNIERLEEAARTFETSLLAEKQHGAAIMSQLAETKEEIEELQKKFTDANRTNDMLQDSLKRLEETAATRDALYVAEKQEHGQTKEALSKSQESNSELLKKVDESEKNINKLMENVKRLEKHATSRESLLLKTKQNQDCTTKALAEAEKRSRELTKSCEDSENKISLLEDSVNRLEECIAEKDSLLATERQENNATKDELASAQKKTKELVNELQHCQEISKRLEQDATAKDALLISEKQTHEATKKTLTETLGRNEELIKKIQDSDKHSLQLQLTVERLQENASAKEALLLREREQNNATMKVQEESQEKNLQLLKKFEDVDKKIDLLQGTIQRLGDHTEKDTLLLSERQEKDELKKALTETEYKNEDLMIKIGETNKKIEHLQNTIHMLEQDIAAKVASLGAEKQENDAIRKSLVEAQESNDELFKKVRDSEYKAHQLQDTVQKLQVDAISRLSSFVLEKQESDAVKKALTEARGRNEDLIRRNEDLLDRNDDLIKKIEELQETVQRLEGKSSNLEAENQTLRQQSIVSTPSTAKSQASYSKISMIHRNPENGLILNGNVPYAEIRPSFGPAETRHYMGSAPDLTIHRDYDTGEKMQRVLLSEAYQHQQPQDDQKLLLKYITQHLGFSGNKPVAALLIYQYLLQSRSFEVAKTGVFDSILQAINSATEAQHDTRSLAYWLSNLSTLSVLLQRSFRTTRTATSIPSRRKMSYERIYQASQASNSGLAYFSGQLLDEPGAAHQVDPKYPALLFKQQLVDLIEKVYGLISDKLKKELNPLLELCIQDPRTSQAKASVASAGGLGQHNQLTHWLGIVKILSNYLYLLIANYVPTILVHKLLTQMFSMVNVQLFNRLLLRRECCSFSNGEHIRAGLAQLKHWCNDFAQELADSAWEALRHIRQAADFLVISRKQMRTWREIRNDICPALSLQQLERIVGMYWDDMNGTNVLSAEFASSMRATMHEESNSLSSFSVLLDDDSSIPFSLDDIAKSMPNIEDTVESDLMPFIRENQSLALILQRRD